The Tachysurus vachellii isolate PV-2020 chromosome 25, HZAU_Pvac_v1, whole genome shotgun sequence genomic sequence tttatatcacaaaAACTTGCCATTTTAACCGCAGGAGTGTGAACTAATTGTGTctatttttatgtacattttattattctaaCGTTTGAACAGTCTTAACAAGGAACAGAAAGTCAGTAGACATCAGTAGACATGAGAGTTGATGTCAGTCTCATGACCCAGCTCAGTGAACTTTAGCTTCACAGTCTCACTTTGTCGTTTTTAGcttaggttttttgttttttaagaaaataaagaaactgaaGAAAAGTTCAGTAGAATCAGTCTGGCAGCACGTCAACGTAATCAGACGAATCCACGTCTGTGAAAGAGACAGAACAACAGAGGAGTTAGAAAATGTCTATTTGATTAGTgaaataaagctaaaataatTAGATctttttactcactctcatacTCAGACGAATCCACGTCTACGAAAGAGACAGAACAACAGAGGCGTAAGAAAATGTCTATTTGATTAGTgaaataaagctaaaaaaattTGATCTTTTTGCTCACTCTCGTAGTCCGGCTCTTCATCAGCGAGCACAGATTCCtgatctgtttgttttctcttcacAGCACAACGCAGCCGAGTCGCTAACCCACGATTTCTCTTCTTATAGTGATGTACAAGATCTTCTAGCGTCTTGAAAAACTTCTCCTTCACGCCTGCACCGGACTGAGAACACAGACAATGTTCACAAGATGATCAATTCCCTTTGACAtaaagtgatttattcctcttacacttCAGTACTTTTCCAATAAAACCgtctgaattttttatttattgaagaaCGAAACGTGCGACACGTGTGTGGATGTTGAAGTTAGagctgaagactccttccaaaaatgtcaCATAAACATCTCCTCGCTTTTAAAAGCGTCCGCTAATGTCAGAGGAActgttatagagaattaatcaccttctgaccaatcagagtccagaatcagagtttttttggtctttttggACCATTTTTGAATAATCCTGGAAGATGATGCGATTCCAAAAAAACGTTAAAGACTAACATGAAGCGAATCTTGACTGTTCAGctattatttgttaaaatgagAAACATTACTGCATCTACCAGGTAGACGCAGTATTTTACAAAAAAGTCAATGTAAAGAAAAAGTGCAAACACTTTAACAAACACTAACCAGTGACTAAATCTCTTTAGCAGGTCATTAAACATGTGGAATAAAATCACCTTCCAGAGGAATGTTTAACCTGATCTCACTCACCTGTAGCGTGTAATATCCAGTATGAGTCTGTAGGATCCTGTACGTGTAAACCACCTTCTTTTTGCTGcaggaacaaaaataaaatcctttAATCACAAACATGCACCATTTAATTCACTCGGTAATAATCACAAATaaaattcacacatacacacacacacacacacacacacacgtgtatgcGCGCAAATCAGAATTTaataggaagaagaaaaaatgcatttctttgtctcttggttttgattatttattgtttcattaaTCAAAAAGACCAGAAATTAAAATCTTGTGcgcttttaattttaaaaaataaaattattaaaaaagaattttattttttctttcatttgaataataattagaaaaaaaatacttttcttaTCATTAAATTCTTACAAAGTTTCACATGAGATTTCTACAagcaaattatttaatatatatattttaataataattttctaattgaaataataatttttttgacTCTTTACTGTGGAACCTCAGAATTAGACAACGTTTCAGACGTGGTGTATAAAatactaattaaaataattgtttaataaatttcattttcaaataaaaaaaagtcaacagcAACTACAAATAATCTGCAACAGAAAACTATAAATTACTTAAtacttaaataatattaaataatacattaaacattGAAGGTATAAAaggctgtaaaatgtaattcgaCTTTGAAGGACCGTGGATGTGTTTAAGTGGTGAGAAAGTTAAAGAATAAAGAGGTGAAGAATAAAGTGATGCTGTTTTTATAGGTTGTTTTATAAACTCTGTGTTATAGTTATAGTGTGAGACTCTGAAGAGATAACATGAGATAACATGAGATAACATGAAGGTCTGAAGCTTCACTGTAATCTCATTGTCAGAGGTATTTATCTGCCTCTCGTTCTTTTCTGAAGATCTACACAGGTCTACTCACTAGACACAGAGGCACATGGCTCCATGGATGGTCTCGCTGTCTCGAATGAGAAACGCTCCATCTTTGCCTTTTGCACCCAGGAGCTCCTCACACCGCTCTTTGGTGATGGGACCGTGGTGGTAGAGCAGGTCCATGAGTTCCACGACCCCAGTTCAGTCACCTTGACCTCCAAAGAAACTGCTGCTTACACAATCCTCTTCAGCTgaaccgctcacacacacacaaaaaaagtaaaagtaaaaatgaaatcaGTTGTTAATTAATCCTAAGAAAAGCTCCAGATCCATCGCTGATGCTCAATGATATTTACTACTGCAGAAACTTGAACATTGTGTGTGAGCTTCAATTCACACAGGAAATGTGTCAGGGCATGTGTCattgtacgtgtgtatgtgtgagggtgtgtgtgtgagtgagtgtgtgtgagtgtgagtgtgtgtgtatgtgtgagtgtgtgtgagtgtgtgtgtgtgagtgtgtgtgtgtgtgtgtgtgtgcgtgtctgtgcttgcacatttttctaacattaaaaatgttttcctaTAAGTCATCATTCCATCGtggttcatttcttttttttttcctgcatttttaatgtcactcatgagaaaaaaagaaaaacacatgaagATTATAAAGAAAAGTGTTTTCTGTTAAGAGCATAGCGATTGTACTGCATGCTTTGAGTCATATTGTGTAGTAAAGCCTGAACATGTCATATGATGTAATACAGTAAGTTtaataagtgtaataaaatgtttaattctgTGTATGTAAAGTCATgtgtagttattatttatttttacacttctAACTCATTAAGAACCACCTTTAGCAGAATTTAGCAGAGTTTTTCAGTCTCTCGGCTTTTAGCTCAGTCTCCTGCACTGAGGTTTGAGGTCGATGgtttacacacagttttattgCAAAATCTGTACAACAccattatttttcttctgtagCCATTCAGATGTGTTCTCAAGATCAGTGTGCTGTTGAATGATTTGGTTTAACCTTCTCTAGATACATAAAGAGCAATAACTGCTTCTCTGACTGAGGTTGTGGCTAATGTCTGTTCTTGCTTCATCGTGGTTTGTTGTAGACACACCATCGAGTGCTCCGACACCACAGTTCAGTTTGATTCTGATGTTTTATTAACGGTCTGTTTGTCtatacagaaatgtaaaagtCAATGCACGGGTTTCTAATGCCTGCTTGTTATTGGCTATCTGCAGACGAGGGGGTGATGCTAATCTGGACTATCTTAGTGGGAAGGCAGAGAGGATAAAGAGAGCGATTTGGCACTAATCTGATTAAGCTCCTGGGAAACACTCCCTCTGTTCCAGTCCCACTCGTGGTATCGAAGCTTTCACAAGTTTC encodes the following:
- the si:ch73-264p11.1 gene encoding SH2 domain-containing protein 1B → MDLLYHHGPITKERCEELLGAKGKDGAFLIRDSETIHGAMCLCVYKKKVVYTYRILQTHTGYYTLQSGAGVKEKFFKTLEDLVHHYKKRNRGLATRLRCAVKRKQTDQESVLADEEPDYENVDSSEYENVDSSDYVDVLPD